In a genomic window of Cytobacillus sp. FSL H8-0458:
- the mutM gene encoding bifunctional DNA-formamidopyrimidine glycosylase/DNA-(apurinic or apyrimidinic site) lyase, whose translation MPELPEMETYRRLLTEKLVRKVITDVEVNREKSINVQPAQLKSQLINVQITEIQRRAKHLIFKLSSGKNLLLHLMLGGWMYIGSEADNPERTKQVIISFGDKKLYFIGLRLGYLHLLTDAEAEKKLSGLGPEPLDHTLGFPAFHELIRSRRGILKTTLVNQKFLSGIGNCYSDEICFEAGLLPMKKADELDEDEIKILYQSMKGVLTRAIQFGGYMEESLFKGDAKTGGYNEQCRVYDREGEPCLRCSSPIVKEEISSRKTFYCANCQSQ comes from the coding sequence ATGCCTGAGCTTCCGGAAATGGAAACCTACAGAAGGCTGTTAACGGAGAAACTGGTCCGTAAAGTCATTACTGATGTAGAGGTAAACCGTGAAAAATCAATCAATGTGCAGCCTGCCCAATTAAAAAGTCAGCTGATTAATGTGCAAATAACCGAAATCCAAAGAAGAGCCAAGCACCTTATTTTCAAGTTGAGCTCCGGTAAAAACCTGCTGCTGCACCTTATGCTCGGTGGCTGGATGTATATCGGCAGCGAAGCGGACAATCCTGAGCGAACCAAACAGGTTATTATTTCTTTTGGTGATAAAAAGCTTTATTTTATTGGACTAAGACTTGGCTATCTGCACTTGCTGACAGACGCTGAGGCGGAAAAGAAGCTTTCCGGTCTGGGACCGGAGCCTCTGGATCACACGCTGGGATTTCCGGCCTTTCATGAACTGATCAGAAGCAGAAGGGGAATTCTGAAAACAACATTAGTCAATCAGAAGTTTCTCTCGGGAATCGGCAACTGCTACAGTGATGAAATCTGTTTTGAGGCCGGACTGCTTCCAATGAAAAAAGCAGATGAATTGGATGAGGATGAAATAAAAATCCTGTATCAGTCCATGAAGGGCGTATTAACCCGTGCCATTCAGTTTGGAGGCTATATGGAAGAGTCTTTGTTTAAAGGAGATGCCAAAACCGGGGGGTATAATGAGCAGTGCAGGGTCTATGACAGAGAAGGAGAGCCATGCCTCCGCTGCAGCAGCCCTATAGTGAAAGAAGAAATATCTTCACGGAAAACGTTCTATTGTGCAAATTGTCAAAGCCAGTAA
- a CDS encoding trans-sulfuration enzyme family protein has translation MNFETSVLHRKNNSNRKIKSKVTPIYQTSAFAFSDLDELEGFYQGNGNYLYSRVGNPNTDELGELIAGLEGAPAGTAASSGISAILAGVLAVVKSGDHIVAADDLYGGSFHLIKEELTQLGIEVTVVPFSDAHQVEGAIRENTKLLYSESITNPLLRVENLEDVVRLAKKHHLVTLIDNTFATPYHCQPYLKGIDLVVHSATKYIGGHSDITAGVLAGDEELVGKAHGKIVNLGANLSPFEAWLTCRGAKTLALRMKQQSANARKTARALEQNQEVKKVYYPFQHGEEGFGAIVTIELSDRADVNKFFKELGWIKIVPTLAGVETSVSHPLTTSHRALPPEVCKELGITKQVVRISIGIEHADDIIAQLNEAANRSL, from the coding sequence ATGAATTTCGAAACTTCTGTTCTGCATAGAAAAAATAATAGCAATCGCAAAATTAAAAGTAAAGTCACACCAATCTATCAAACCTCCGCTTTTGCTTTCAGCGATCTTGATGAGCTGGAGGGATTTTATCAGGGGAACGGCAATTATCTTTATTCAAGGGTCGGAAATCCGAACACAGATGAGCTTGGTGAATTAATTGCCGGCCTTGAAGGAGCACCGGCCGGGACAGCAGCTTCATCAGGTATATCTGCCATCCTTGCGGGAGTGCTGGCTGTGGTCAAAAGCGGCGACCATATTGTGGCTGCCGATGACCTGTACGGAGGCAGCTTCCATTTAATCAAGGAAGAGCTGACACAGCTCGGTATAGAAGTAACCGTTGTGCCTTTTTCTGATGCTCATCAGGTGGAGGGGGCCATAAGGGAGAATACAAAACTTCTATATTCAGAAAGCATCACAAATCCTTTATTGCGGGTGGAAAACCTTGAAGATGTCGTCCGCCTGGCGAAGAAGCATCATCTAGTTACCCTGATTGATAATACATTTGCCACTCCCTATCATTGCCAACCCTATTTGAAAGGCATTGATCTAGTCGTCCACAGTGCAACCAAATACATAGGCGGACACAGTGATATTACTGCAGGTGTCCTCGCTGGAGATGAAGAGCTGGTTGGAAAAGCGCACGGTAAAATTGTAAACCTCGGGGCAAATTTAAGTCCGTTTGAAGCCTGGCTGACCTGCAGGGGAGCGAAAACGCTGGCTCTCAGAATGAAGCAGCAGTCTGCCAATGCCAGAAAAACGGCAAGGGCATTGGAGCAAAACCAGGAAGTAAAGAAGGTCTATTATCCTTTTCAGCACGGCGAAGAAGGGTTCGGTGCCATTGTCACGATTGAATTATCTGATCGTGCTGATGTGAATAAATTTTTTAAAGAACTTGGATGGATTAAAATTGTGCCGACACTTGCGGGTGTTGAAACGTCTGTATCTCATCCTCTGACAACATCCCACCGGGCACTGCCTCCTGAAGTATGCAAAGAACTCGGCATTACCAAGCAGGTGGTAAGGATATCCATCGGTATTGAACATGCGGATGATATTATTGCACAGCTGAATGAGGCTGCTAATCGGAGCCTGTGA